The following DNA comes from Gadus macrocephalus chromosome 5, ASM3116895v1.
ctcccctcctcccctctaccctcctctccctctcccctcctcccctcccctcctctaccctctcccctcctcccctctaccctcctctcccctcctcccttcctcccctctccctctcccctcccctcctctccctcctctcctctcccctcctctcccctcctcccctctcccctctcccctttccttctccctctccctctccctctcccctcctcccctctccttcctcccctcccctcccctctcccttcctcccctcccctcccccccaccatccctccccctcagctGAAGCCCGGTCAGCAGATCCCCAGCCCCTCGGAGCTCATGGGGAAGATCCTGATCAAGAACAAGAAGGGCCACGACAAGCCCGCCATCGTGGAGCAGGCCCCGCTCCCAGAGGTGGGCGACGCAGCGACGGACCCCGCCGCTCCGGGAGCCCCCCCGGAGGCCCCGCCTGGTGAGATGGACCCCCAGCACGCAGtccttgttgttattgttgttgttgttgttgttgttgttgttgttgttggggagGTGGTTGTGGGTTGTTAATGAAAGAGACCACCAAATATTGTGTGCAGCTCTGGCCCAACTGCTGTTGTTGTGCACAGTCCctgttaaattaattaaataagaaGAATCTCAGAAACAGTCTCAAAAATATTCATGGACCGGTATGTTTCTTCAATACGTTATCCACCTTTTCTGTCTTCAGATCAGCAAATGTCACCGACAAGGCATGAAggcttttttattttgaaagcctTTATATCATCAAAGCCATCATGGGAGCCCCCCACCCACTGAGTGCAACCCACTGCTAGCGTAATTGACTAGCGTTGTTATTCTGAGCTGCTCTGTCGTCTGTCCGGTGCTTCAGACGCCAAGGCGGCTGCTGTGGACGAGAACGAGGAGCAGGACGATGCGGACGAGCAGGACGAGGAGAAGATGAAGACCTCGGATGAGGTACGGTGAAAGACAATATCAAtgctaaataataattaataaaaaaacatcaattCGACGTGGAGTCGTTGGGTTAAACAGAGATGACGATAACCCAGCTTTTTGTTCTTGCTGGTCAAGCAGGCCCACAGCGTGTTATGAGGGCTGTGTCTTTCAGTACAGAACATCACAGTTTGTACTTTTCTGTCACATGTCACGCTGTGCCCACGTTGATGCCAAGAGGAGGCTCTGTTAGAAGAAGGAGAAGTCTTGTTTCTGATCTAGTTCTACAGCTAATGAATGGACAACATGGCATGCACCCTGTCTCGTATACAGCGGGCGGCTGATAGGACCGGTGGGCAGTGAGAGTGAGGCGGTCGACCTTTCGGATGATGTtctgctctcttctcctcccctcctctctctccctcagggcACAGCTGGACAGGAAGTCACGGCCTACGAAGCCATGTCCTCTATCGTCAACTACATCCAGCCCAATAAGTTCATGTCTTTTGAAAACTCCAAAAGTAGGCTCTTCTCCGCTCTCCCTCTTAAATACTGTTATTGCCTGCAATTCATTTATAATTAATGCAACTTCAAATGTAACCGCTATTAACGATCACTAGCCTCCGTTTTATATTCATTGACTTGACGATTTTAAGTGTTGGTGTGGGTATTGCAACGGTCAATTTAACAAACAAGTTCTTAGTGCTTTGCTTACTGCCTACGCTTGCGATGAAACTGCATTAACACTGTATTTGTTGACGTTCCTGTCTCCTTTATTACAGAGAAGAACAAGAGTTACGGCATCTCGTCTTTCGTGGAGACCAAAGGAGAAGCGATGATTGCCAAGAGTGCAGTGGAGTTCGTCGAGTATCCTTTGCTCATTTGGAGCACGCACAATCCCATCCCACCGGTCAACAAGGCTTTGGTGGGCTGTTCATTGTACATATGGGACAGGGGTGGGTTTGCGGTTCTTTAACCAGGTTCCACAGATATAACCGGAGGCAGATGAGCAGGATCTACCCTAAAGGAACCAGGATGGACTCCTCCAATTACAATCCCCAGCCCTTCTGGAACGCCGGGTGCCAGTTCGTGGCCCTCAACTATCAGACTATGGGTAGCTATTGGGTTATTGAACTCTGACACAAAAGCATTAATCACAAGATGGGAAGACTCTGGTCACCCCATCTTGTGATTCATGCTTTTATGTCGATTGACAGGGTCGAGCTATTATACATGTGCTGTACATTATGATTAACATGGGATATGTGTTTGGAAGCTGTGGTTCTGTTCTTCACCACAAGGGGTCAGTGTTGGCCTTTTTTGACATGCACCAGAAACCCTACACTGTATCTGTCCAGCAAAAAAGTGGCAGCTGAACggacttgtgtttgtgttttcagatTTCCCCATGCAGCTCAACATGGCGTTGTTTGAGTACAACGGGAGGTCGGGTTACCTCCTCAAGCACGACGTCATGCGACGCAACGACAAGAAGTTTGATCCGTTCTGCGAGAGGATAGACACCATCGTGGCCAACACGCTGAGCATCAAGGCAAGGTTCACACgtagcattacacacacacacacacacacacatacacacacacacacacacacacacacacacacacacacacacacacacacacacacacacacacacacacacacacacacacacacacacacacacacaccgggcatATGTTGAATCAGCAGCTTATAGGCTAGTCAGCCATGAACAGCTTGAGTCATACGCCAGTCataagggaggtggggggacaCTCTTCTGAGGTTTAAAGTGCAACTGGCAGGTTGGGAACCCAAATTAATTAATGTGGGGAAAGCATAAAGGAAATCGATGTTACCACTCCAACAGGTAAAAGCACCACCATCAGGTGTACACACCATTATGTGAATACAACATCAGGTGAATACGCCAGCAGGTCAAAGCACCACCATCAGGTGAATACCCCACCAGGTCAAAGCACCACCATCAGGTGAATACCCCACCTGGTGAATACACCATCAGGTGAATACACCACCAGGTCAAAGCACCACCATCAGGTGAatacaccaccacaccatcagcGGAATACCCCACCAGGTCAAAGCACCCCCAGGAGGTGAATACACCATCAGTTGAAAACACCACCAGGTGAATACCCCACCAGGTTTAAACACCATCAGGTGAATCCACCATCAGGTGAATAATCAGGTGTATTCAGCATTAAATGAATCCACCTCCTGAATACACCTCGGCGCTACTGGAGGCGTGCTGCTTGACATCCTAGTGCAGAATGACATGTGGACAGCTGATTGACAGCCCCATAATGCCCCTAGGAACACACAATGGGTGTAATTCAAAAAATATTACCTGCTAGTGGCTCTTAGGAAATACTAACAACAGAAAACGCCGGTACTCATTATCCCCCCACAATATACCCTGATACTGACTTACGGAGAGACCGCTGAACAAATGACAAACAACCCAAGCCGGGTTAGAAAAGGCCAGTGTCCCCTCGGTTTAATACCGCCGTGTCCTCCAGAAGCTGTTCTCTCCATTTAATATTGATGGGAATTGTTCCCTGCAGGGGGTCAGCGTGCGTATCATTTATACCTGTCCGTTTCCCTGTGAGCTCTCAGACCTCACCTGACATGGACTCAAACTCATTGGTTTCATAAATTGAAGCTCACGTGCGCATCATCAACGACTGACTTTCTATGCCATACAGAGACCTGCATTGCCTCCCATGGTGCTGTCTATCTATAGCCGGTTCATTCGGTGTGAGTATATACACAGCCCGAAATAACTGCGGCTGCCTGCTGGCTACCTGGAGTTGTTCCCTGGTATCCATTAGTGTTAAGCTTTAGGAGAAAACCAATACATATTATCCTCCCGCGGGGGGGGccatgtgtgtccatgtgtttgtATGAGCATTCAGTTTCAACCGGTTCAACTCCCTGTCCTTTAGACGCACCACGCACAGCGGGACGTGGAAGGGCTTTGTGTCGTTGTGAATGAATGGCGGAGAGACTTTTACAACGAAAACTAGACCAGAGTGCCCCTAACTGGTCTCTGACGCTGGGTTCTCACCTTGTCCCGCCAGATCTACTCAGGGCAGTTCCTGAGCGACAAGAGTGTGAAGACAGGTGTGGAGGCGGAGATTATCGGACTGCCGGGAGATCCCAAGAAAAAGTTCCGCACTAAATGGACCGCCACGCCAAACGCCATCAACCCTGTGTGGAACGAGGAGCCCTTCGTCTTTGacaaggtgtgtgcgtgtatgtgtgtgtgtgtgatgactacacacgtttgtgtgtgtatttgtgcacgtctgtgtttgagtgtgtgtttgagtgatgactacacacatgtttgtgtgtgtgtgtgtgtgcgtgaatgcgtTTTGGAAGAAAGGGTACTTAGACAGATGAGACTTGTTAGTGTGTGAGTAATATGCAGGAGTCGGCTGACCCTGATGCATTGCTTCGTGCCGCATCTCGCCCAGATCCTGCTCCCCGAAATGGCCTCCCTCCGGCTCGTGGTCCACGAGGAGAACGGTAAATTCCTGGGACACAGGATCCTCCCTCTGGATGCCATTCAGTCAGGTGAGCGAAAGGAAGGCATCCCAACACTTTACATGATCCAACTCACAGCTCACTCACCGGTGCATACGCTCCCTCACCTTGTACTGGTTCTGTAGCCCTTGTATGGGTCTCCTAACCCAGCACTCACACCTGTCTTCTGTCGACAGCCACATCATATAAAGTCGTAGCCACGATAAAGGTGTATGAGTTCTTTACGTCTGACCTCCAGGCTTCCAGCACATCGCCCTCCGCAGCGAGGGCAACATGGTGCTGACGCTGCCCGCCCTCTTTGTGTACATCGAGATCAAGGACTACATCCCGGCCGCCTTCGCAGGTGCCCCGCCCGTCTGCTCTGTGTCCCCGCGAGGCGCGCGCCCGCTCTTAGAACCGGTCTAAATGGAATCCCAGGAAAGGGGAGGCGGCCACTGATGCTGATGCTGGAGACGAGAGGATGTGTTTATGGCCCTAATCACGTAGAGATGCTGGTGTATCTGAATATGATTGATCAGAAcacactcgaacacacacacacacacacacatacagacgcacacacacacacacacacacacacacacacacacacacacacacacacacacaaacacacagaatggCAAACAGAATACATCTCTCACTCAACAATTAAGATAATAAAATATCAACTTTATATTTTGATTCAGGAATGAAGAATTGCATTTTTGCGAAGCCATCCTTTGTAAATTTGATTAAACTTATCCTTTATAATCCTCCACTCAAAAAAGTGTAATTCATATATTATCATCTCTtatagggctgctcgattaggGGGAAAAACATAATcaagattattttggtcaatattgatatcacgactACTCAAATGattgtttttgagtttgaaaacatgatgtatatATTCAGTATTTCTCTCCAAAGAATCACTTTGTAACtaagaactttgaaatttccccttaaaaaaatacacaaaatgtttaAATATAGAATGTTCAAATCAAAATTAATGTagaaatatgtatccagctgttctgcaatttttatcaaatatttagtgcataaaataaatatacttgCGTTTCAACTCGATTACATTAGTTTGGGGCAGTGCAATCGAAATATTGATTGCACTGCCCCACtctgttatattatatatatatatatgaatacagTGCTGCTGCGTTACGCTATCGCTTTCTTCTCTCACCTCAGATTTCACGGATGCCTTGTTCAACCCAACAAAGGGCACAGAGAAGACCACCACCAAACCACAGGAGGTAAAATGAAGGCCGTACTTGAGACAACTAATCGCCGTATCCACTGGCAACCGGTGGAGTGACATACACAACCTGACCTCCGGTCTTCCATAAAACCATAACAGCAGTAATTGTCTTCCTGGAAGGCGATTATGTTGGTAAGAATGTGTTGTCCTGTGCTCCATCTCCCCTGaacagtcctcctcctcctacgtcAGCCCCTACGAGATGCCCGCCGTTGCCGCCGTGGCGTCGGCCACTCCCGCTCCTGATACAGGTAATGGCGCTCGCGGTTAGCGACGGAGGTTATAGGTTAGTATTCACAAATTGTATCTGTTAAAGAACATGGATGGTAGGTGATTCAAATGAAGACGCGGTAAATGGGTTCGTTTTGTTTGGGTCGCACTGGTGAAAGCACAGATTGGCCTGTACAGTATGAGAGATGTTCATGAAGTGTGGATGTTCTCCAGCTAAAACTCCAGAGACCAAGACAGACGCCGTGGAACCGCCAGCGGCCGAGGCAGAGGCCACAAAGGCGGCAGAAGGAGAACCCAAAGCTGAGGAAGAACCAAaggctgaggaggctgaggaggctcCCAAGGCCGAAGAAGAACCCAAAGTTGAGGAGGCTCCAAAACCTGAAGAAGAACCCAAGGCTGAGGAAGAACCCAAAGCTGAGGAAGAACCCAAGGCTGCAGAAGAACCCAAGGCTGCAGAAGAACCCAAGGCTGCAGAAGAACCCAAGGCTGCAGAAGAACCCAAGGCTGCAGAAGAAGCCAAAGCTGCAGAGGAGGCGGAGGTCATCCCAGAGGCCGCCTTAGAACCAGCACCCGGCACCGAACCTGAGCCCGCCCCTGAGGGGCCGGTCAGCGAGCCGGACCCCGGGGTGGAGCAGACTCCAGCCGCTGTGGTTCCCGTCGCGGTCGACTCTACTCCTCCTCCGGCCGCTGGAGGTAACCCTCAGTTTAAATAGATACTCGTCCCTGAAGGTAAGGTTGAAATTGATCACGTTAAAGTGATCATATGTGTCTCCGAACACAAATGCTCGTGGttttctatatctatatctatagctatATCTATCTCATGGTGTCTCCCCTGGCCTTTGTTCTTTCACTGACAGACCCCACCACGGTGAGTGTTGAAGAGCTCCTCCAGCACAAGAACTACATCAAGGTCACCAAGCGGCAGGAGAAGGAGAtaaaggagctggagaagaagcTTCAGAAGAAACAGGAGGACCTGATACAGAAAAGCACCGACAGCTTCAAGGCCTACAAGAAGAAGGGCTCCCTCAAGAAAAAGGAGTAAGGACCTGTGTTTTTCTCCTTTCTGTTCCAGTGAGTCAATGTTGAAAGATTGAAGGAACACAAGCGCATTCAAAGCAATCACAAAGGCCTGTGAATAAAGATGACTCATCATGGTACAAGTCACTCCAGCGCCGCTCAAACATG
Coding sequences within:
- the plcb2 gene encoding 1-phosphatidylinositol 4,5-bisphosphate phosphodiesterase beta-2, whose amino-acid sequence is MLTKKRYVLEPPQVKEYLVKGERFVKWSEDSTKTGPVTMKMDPKGYYLYWTNQSKETTFLDVAHIRDTRIGKYAKLPKHPKVRNVFNLDFPDSNHLSKSMTIVTGMDMVNLTYYNFFASKEKVTPNWAADVLAIAYNASRNNSCRQIFLDKIFVRICIHTNKDGKIPVKHIYKMFPADKKRVESALAAAHLPKGKYDTIKPDVFTEAAFKIFLMSLCPRPEIYEIFSSYTAKPFMTKDIFTKFLNEKQRDSRLNEELFPRLRADQIKALIEKYEPGSNKGQISPEGLMFYLMGSETSIIIQDRLATCNDMTQPIPHYFIKSSHNTYLTAGQFSGVSTPEMYRQCLLSGCRCLELDCWKGKPPDEEPYITHGFTMTTEILFKDVIEAINESAFKTSPFPVVLSFENHVDSVKQQEKMANYCRTIFGDALLTEPLEKYPLKPGQQIPSPSELMGKILIKNKKGHDKPAIVEQAPLPEVGDAATDPAAPGAPPEAPPGEMDPQHALLCRLSGASDAKAAAVDENEEQDDADEQDEEKMKTSDEGTAGQEVTAYEAMSSIVNYIQPNKFMSFENSKKKNKSYGISSFVETKGEAMIAKSAVEFVEYNRRQMSRIYPKGTRMDSSNYNPQPFWNAGCQFVALNYQTMDFPMQLNMALFEYNGRSGYLLKHDVMRRNDKKFDPFCERIDTIVANTLSIKIYSGQFLSDKSVKTGVEAEIIGLPGDPKKKFRTKWTATPNAINPVWNEEPFVFDKILLPEMASLRLVVHEENGKFLGHRILPLDAIQSGFQHIALRSEGNMVLTLPALFVYIEIKDYIPAAFADFTDALFNPTKGTEKTTTKPQESSSSYVSPYEMPAVAAVASATPAPDTAKTPETKTDAVEPPAAEAEATKAAEGEPKAEEEPKAEEAEEAPKAEEEPKVEEAPKPEEEPKAEEEPKAEEEPKAAEEPKAAEEPKAAEEPKAAEEPKAAEEAKAAEEAEVIPEAALEPAPGTEPEPAPEGPVSEPDPGVEQTPAAVVPVAVDSTPPPAAGDPTTVSVEELLQHKNYIKVTKRQEKEIKELEKKLQKKQEDLIQKSTDSFKAYKKKGSLKKKEGEGESTQANEQKEKLQGDLNTLLEDQCNQMKKKKDTHATEKLAKLLELATEKHTSEMKTLESENKDSKKKGMSKRASDKKLKKAASVEMLDEPAQPDGADNSLQQEALTKKQAATLEEIKALANQFNKDSLEERETRMRSLPAEVKKATNACLSDHYPELVDNSEDKKTEGENTYGDVFMG